A stretch of Aythya fuligula isolate bAytFul2 chromosome 1, bAytFul2.pri, whole genome shotgun sequence DNA encodes these proteins:
- the MFNG gene encoding beta-1,3-N-acetylglucosaminyltransferase manic fringe isoform X2 → MGRRLLRGLSGAAVFLVSVALLSVRHHAVRGGGRGQKNLQIQPPEEYRTQGSLTLGDVFIAVKTTKRFHQSRMELLLDTWITRAREQTYVFTDEEDDALKRRMGDHVVFTNCSTEHSHPALSCKMAAEFDAFLASGRSWFCHLDDDNYLNPQALLQLLSSYSPTRDVYLGKPSLNRPIRASETLPNNQTKSVHFWFATGGAGFCISQKLARKMVPWASGRNFLSTSELIRLPDDCTMGYIIECKVGGQLLPNALFHSHLENLQLIPTSRLTQQVTLSYGVFENKLNVIELSGPFSPQEDPSRFRSLHCHLYPDTSWCLQAAGW, encoded by the exons ATGGGCCGCCGGCTCCTCCGTGGTCTGTCTGGAGCAGCAGTTTTCCTGGTCAGCGTGGCCCTCCTCTCCGTACGGCACC ATGCCGTGAGAGGTGGAGGCAGGGGGCAGAAGAACCTGCAGATCCAGCCTCCGGAGGAATACAGGACCCAAGGAAGCCTGACCCTTGGAGACGTCTTCATAGCGGTGAAGACCACCAAGAGATTTCACCAGAGCAGGATGGAGCTGCTCCTGGACACGTGGATTACCCGGGCAAGAGAGCAG ACGTACGTCTTCACCGATGAAGAAGATGATGCCCTGAAGAGGAGAATGG GTGACCATGTGGTGTTCACCAACTGCTCCACCGAGCACAGCCACCCGGCCCTCTCCTGCAAGATGGCCGCAGAGTTCGACGCGTTCCTGGCCAGTGGCCGGAg CTGGTTCTGCCATTTGGATGACGACAACTATCTGAACCCTCAggccctcctgcagctgctgtcctCCTACTCCCCGACGCGGGATGTCTACCTGGGGAAACCCAGCCTGAACCGACCCATCCGGGCCTCCGAAACGCTGCCCAACAACCAGACg AAATCCGTGCACTTCTGGTTTGCCACAGGAGGGGCTGGGTTCTGCATCAGCCAAAAGCTGGCAAGGAAGATGGTGCCTTGGGCCAG CGGCAGGAACTTCCTGAGCACTTCAGAGCTCATCCGCCTGCCGGATGACTGCACCATGGGGTACATCATCGAGTGCAAAGTTggtgggcagctgctgcccaacGCCCTCTTCCACTCCCACCTGGAGAACCTGCAGCTCATCCCCACCTCCCGCCTCACGCAGCAG GTCACACTCAGCTATGGTGTCTTTGAGAACAAGCTCAATGTTATCGAACTGAGTGGTCCCTTCTCACCGCAGGAAGATCCCTCAAG GTTTCGATCGCTCCACTGCCACCTCTACCCCGACACCTCCTGgtgcctgcaggctgctggctggtgA
- the CARD10 gene encoding LOW QUALITY PROTEIN: caspase recruitment domain-containing protein 10 (The sequence of the model RefSeq protein was modified relative to this genomic sequence to represent the inferred CDS: deleted 1 base in 1 codon): MESPSVGTSQQSVALVGTGPPEERLRGAEAGCVSEEKLLASHILPESGSSPGAVGGEETGAQAQEDPSPPRPGEEQPQGLGAPKPFALENASLQACSLSEQEEEEDAIWEKIESARHQLTRSLNPAKLTPYLRQCRVIDEQDEEEVLNSCRFPCKSNQTGYLMDILRRRGKRGYEAFLESLEFYYPEHYTRLTGREPAQRCSMILDEEGPEGLTQFLLVEVKKMRAQRKEHLLKEHQLQAKNQALEQEQARLEQRLQELLKVQERCQRLREEWDSNSVELLRLKDENYMMAMRYAQLCEEKNMAVLRSRDLQLAVDQLKCKVTSLEEECSLLRKQAAVVPQREAEERGHPDTVSELWAENQRLMASLQELQGTLQAPGEVPVPGSEQILLDILEHDWKEAQDDRQDLCQKLNSLQSELQWAEELRDKYLQEVEDLQLKYRTLQKDCDLYKHRMNTVLLQLEEIEKERDQAIQSRDGVQLQYSQSLIEKDQYRKRVRTLEEERDELLSKLSQAEGLNSTLEAQLQRCRGNRSLGKMCSSSYSLCSNLSSTWSLADNPAGFASGLVDALGDSAIQSMEVTPDSEKDINRLSTFPFPPCIGSILRRQREERCMPYKSLSCGSFSSMEDATGSGFASISLGAFSSSSSSTYARVKSEICLSTLPSRQEVTRRSLVVQLTSMGPTSNLSPQEKSLGADISILGGNRTGIFVQWVKPGSQVEKAGLKEGCRLIELRVPSLKEEVLSLENCTREVAYLSLLHWDEPSSLVFQLDLQGEAPAAGLPSSLSSLLPFPSLPPGYQPLREALEEGKKFSGDSFYVRTNLPLLESSDPYALCVKCREILHVTDTMHKGRLEWYCSRVDPLTMRDLDKGTVPNYSRAHQLLKIQEKSNLPGQQKSHRNNLKKRALDQLRLVKSKPQKSSGQPPQQLWLDPCSDLDRSLKPYSLVRPVVVQTPRPVVLSPNCIAPRLIRNLLDLPTSRLDFHVCPAEKLAEEHPSAAHAQEPPVSKSGPQEWKESGQIRMIREAMEKNKHCLLELGVQSVRDLIKREIYPIVIHIEVTEKNVRGLRSLLGKPGQRDTEVLKMCRGAEQALHTLPCSWARVEPHAWSHAEELPKVVRGCIFQEQTRPLWVEDGDG; the protein is encoded by the exons CCCTGGAGAATGCCTCTCTCCAAGCCTGCAGCCTCtcggagcaggaggaggaagaagatgcCATCTGGGAGAAGATCGAGAGCGCACGGCACCAGCTGACCCGCTCCCTGAACCCGGCCAAGCTCACCCCCTACCTGCGCCAGTGCCGCGTGATAGACGAGCAGGATGAAGAGGAGGTGCTGAATTCGTGCCGGTTCCCTTGCAAGAGCAACCAGACAG GTTACCTGATGGACATCCTTCGGCGGCGCGGGAAGCGAGGCTACGAAGCCTTCCTGGAGTCCTTGGAGTTTTACTACCCCGAGCACTACACCCGGCTCACGGGGAGGGAGCCAGCCCAGCGCTGCTCCATGATCCTGG ACGAAGAAGGCCCCGAGGGGCTCACTCAGTTCCTGCTGGTGGAGGTGAAGAAGATGAGGGCTCAGAGGAAAGAGCACCTGCTGAAGGAGCACCAGCTCCAGGCGAAAAACCAAGCCTTGGAGCAGGAGCAAGCCCGGCTGGagcagcggctgcaggagctgctgaaggtgCAGGAGCGGTGCCAGCGGCTGCGGGAGGAGTGGGACTCCAACAGCGTGGAGCTGCTGAGGCTGAAGGACGAGAACTACATGATGGCCATGCGCTACGCCCAGCTCTGCGAGGAGAAGAACATGGCCGTGCTGCGCAGCCGGGACCTGCAGCTGGCG GTGGACCAGCTGAAATGCAAAGTCACCAGCCTGGAGGAGGAGTGCAGCCTGCTGAGGAAGCAGGCAGCCGTGGTGCCCCAGCGGGAGGCGGAGGAGCGGGGCCACCCCGACACCGTGTCCGAGCTGTGGGCTGAGAACCAGCGGCTGATGGCAtcgctgcaggagctgcagggcaccTTGCAG gcTCCAGGCGAGGTCCCAGTGCCGGGCTCTGAGCAGATCCTGCTGGACATCCTGGAGCACGACTGGAAGGAAGCCCAAGACGACCGGCAGGACCTCTGCCAGAAGCTCAACTCCCTGCAGAGCGAGCTGCAGTGGGCCGAGGAGCTGAGGGATAAG TACCTGCAGGAGGTGGAAGACCTGCAGCTGAAGTACCGGACCCTGCAGAAGGACTGCGACCTCTACAAGCATCGCATGAAcaccgtgctgctgcagctggaggagatcGAGAAGGAGCGCGACCAG GCGATCCAGAGCCGGGACGGGGTGCAGCTGCAGTACTCCCAGAGCCTGATCGAGAAGGACCAGTACCGCAAGCGCGTGCGAAccctggaggaggagagggacgAGCTCCTGAGCAAGCTGAGCCAGGCGGAGGGGCTGAACAGCACGCTGGAGGCGCAGCTGCAGCGCTGCAGGGGCAACCGCAGCCTGGGCAAG ATGTGCAGCTCTTCCTACTCCCTCTGCTCCAACCTCAGCAGCACCTGGAGCCTCGCCGACAACCCCGCTGGCTTCGCAAGCGGGCTCGTGGACGCGCTGGGGGACTCTGCCATTCAGAGCATG GAGGTGACCCCCGACAGCGAGAAGGACATCAACCGCCTCtccaccttccccttccctccctgcatcGGCTCCATCCTCCggcggcagcgggaggagaGGTGCATGCCCTACAAAAG CTTGTCCTGTGGCTCCTTCAGCAGCATGGAAGATGCAACAG GCAGTGGTTTCGCTAGCATCTCGCTTGgggccttctcctcctcttccagcagcacctACGCCAGGGTGAAGTCGGAGATCTGCTTGTCCACGCTCCCCAGCCGCCAGGAGGTCACCAGGAG GTCCCTGGTGGTGCAGCTCACCAGCATGGGTCCCACCAGCAACCTGTCGCCCCAGGAGAAGAGTCTGGGAGCGGACATCTCCATCCTCGGAGGGAACAGGACAGGGATTTTCGTCCAGTGGGTCAAGCCAGGCTCACAGGTTGAGAAAGCAGGGCTCAAGGAAGGCTGCCGGCTCATTGAG CTGAGGGTCCCGTCGCTGAAGGAGGAGGTGCTGTCGCTGGAGAACTGCACGCGGGAGGTGGCCTACCTGAGCCTGCTGCACTGGGATGAGCCCTCGAGCCTGGTCTTTCAGCTGGACCTGCAGGGTGAGGCCCCGGCAGCCGGGctc ccttccagcctcagctctctgcttcccttcc CGTCTCTTCCTCCAGGATACCAGCCTCTGCGGGAAGCcctggaggaagggaagaagttTTCCGGAGACTCTTTCTACGTCCGCACCAACCTGCCCCTCCTGGAGTCGTCAGACCCCTATGCCCTGTGCGTCAAGTGCCGGGAGATCCTGCACGTCACGGACACCATGCACAAAGGGCGGCTGGAGTGGTACTGCTCCCGCGTCGACCCCCTGACCATGCGGGACCTGGACAAGGGGACGGTGCCCAACTACAGCAG GGCCCACCAGCTGTTGAAGATCCAGGAGAAGAGCAACCTGCCCGGGCAGCAGAAGAGCCACAGAAATAAC CTAAAGAAACGGGCCTTGGACCAACTGCGCCTGGTGAAATCCAAACCACAGAAGAGCTCAGGCCAGCCCCCTCAGCAGCTGTGGCTGGACCCTTGCTCAG ACCTGGACAGGAGCCTGAAGCCTTACAGCCTGGTGCGCCCGGTGGTGGTGCAGACACCGCGCCCCGTGGTGCTGTCACCCAACTGCATCGCCCCGCGCCTCATCAGGAACCTGCTGGACCTGCCCACCTCCCGCCTGGACTTCCACGTGTGCCCAGCAG AGAAGCTGGCAGAAGAGCATCCCAGCGCTGCCCATGCTCAGGAGCCCCCTGTGTCCAAAAGTGGCCCCCAGGAGTGGAAGGAGAGTGGCCAAATCCGCATGATCCGGGAGGCGATGGAGAAG AATAAACACTGCCTGCTCGAGCTGGGAGTTCAGAGTGTGAGGGATCTAATTAAACGTGAGATATACCCCATTGTGATCCACATCGAGGTCACCGAGAAGAACGTCAGGGGACTCAG GAGCTTGCTGGGGAAGCCGGGCCAGCGGGACACGGAGGTGCTGAAGATGTGTCGTGGTGCTGAGCAGGCTCTCCACACTCTCCCCTGCTCCTGGGCCCGTGTGGAGCCCCACGCCTGGAGCCACGCCGAGGAGCTGCCCAAGGTGGTGCGGGGCTGCATCTTCCAGGAGCAAACGCGCCCGCTCTGGGTTGAGGATGGCGATGGCTGA
- the MFNG gene encoding beta-1,3-N-acetylglucosaminyltransferase manic fringe isoform X3, with protein MGRRLLRGLSGAAVFLVSVALLSVRHRGGRGQKNLQIQPPEEYRTQGSLTLGDVFIAVKTTKRFHQSRMELLLDTWITRAREQTYVFTDEEDDALKRRMGDHVVFTNCSTEHSHPALSCKMAAEFDAFLASGRSWFCHLDDDNYLNPQALLQLLSSYSPTRDVYLGKPSLNRPIRASETLPNNQTKSVHFWFATGGAGFCISQKLARKMVPWASGRNFLSTSELIRLPDDCTMGYIIECKVGGQLLPNALFHSHLENLQLIPTSRLTQQVTLSYGVFENKLNVIELSGPFSPQEDPSRFRSLHCHLYPDTSWCLQAAGW; from the exons ATGGGCCGCCGGCTCCTCCGTGGTCTGTCTGGAGCAGCAGTTTTCCTGGTCAGCGTGGCCCTCCTCTCCGTACGGCACC GTGGAGGCAGGGGGCAGAAGAACCTGCAGATCCAGCCTCCGGAGGAATACAGGACCCAAGGAAGCCTGACCCTTGGAGACGTCTTCATAGCGGTGAAGACCACCAAGAGATTTCACCAGAGCAGGATGGAGCTGCTCCTGGACACGTGGATTACCCGGGCAAGAGAGCAG ACGTACGTCTTCACCGATGAAGAAGATGATGCCCTGAAGAGGAGAATGG GTGACCATGTGGTGTTCACCAACTGCTCCACCGAGCACAGCCACCCGGCCCTCTCCTGCAAGATGGCCGCAGAGTTCGACGCGTTCCTGGCCAGTGGCCGGAg CTGGTTCTGCCATTTGGATGACGACAACTATCTGAACCCTCAggccctcctgcagctgctgtcctCCTACTCCCCGACGCGGGATGTCTACCTGGGGAAACCCAGCCTGAACCGACCCATCCGGGCCTCCGAAACGCTGCCCAACAACCAGACg AAATCCGTGCACTTCTGGTTTGCCACAGGAGGGGCTGGGTTCTGCATCAGCCAAAAGCTGGCAAGGAAGATGGTGCCTTGGGCCAG CGGCAGGAACTTCCTGAGCACTTCAGAGCTCATCCGCCTGCCGGATGACTGCACCATGGGGTACATCATCGAGTGCAAAGTTggtgggcagctgctgcccaacGCCCTCTTCCACTCCCACCTGGAGAACCTGCAGCTCATCCCCACCTCCCGCCTCACGCAGCAG GTCACACTCAGCTATGGTGTCTTTGAGAACAAGCTCAATGTTATCGAACTGAGTGGTCCCTTCTCACCGCAGGAAGATCCCTCAAG GTTTCGATCGCTCCACTGCCACCTCTACCCCGACACCTCCTGgtgcctgcaggctgctggctggtgA
- the MFNG gene encoding beta-1,3-N-acetylglucosaminyltransferase manic fringe isoform X1 has translation MGRRLLRGLSGAAVFLVSVALLSVRHRGAQETSGETSPGLREGMLENPERWTQKSSEDAVRGGGRGQKNLQIQPPEEYRTQGSLTLGDVFIAVKTTKRFHQSRMELLLDTWITRAREQTYVFTDEEDDALKRRMGDHVVFTNCSTEHSHPALSCKMAAEFDAFLASGRSWFCHLDDDNYLNPQALLQLLSSYSPTRDVYLGKPSLNRPIRASETLPNNQTKSVHFWFATGGAGFCISQKLARKMVPWASGRNFLSTSELIRLPDDCTMGYIIECKVGGQLLPNALFHSHLENLQLIPTSRLTQQVTLSYGVFENKLNVIELSGPFSPQEDPSRFRSLHCHLYPDTSWCLQAAGW, from the exons ATGGGCCGCCGGCTCCTCCGTGGTCTGTCTGGAGCAGCAGTTTTCCTGGTCAGCGTGGCCCTCCTCTCCGTACGGCACCGTGGGGCTCAGGAAACATCTGGGGAAACATCCCCGGGGCTCAGAGAGGGGATGCTGGAGAACCCGGAGCGATGGACACAAAAAAGTTCAGAAGATGCCGTGAGAGGTGGAGGCAGGGGGCAGAAGAACCTGCAGATCCAGCCTCCGGAGGAATACAGGACCCAAGGAAGCCTGACCCTTGGAGACGTCTTCATAGCGGTGAAGACCACCAAGAGATTTCACCAGAGCAGGATGGAGCTGCTCCTGGACACGTGGATTACCCGGGCAAGAGAGCAG ACGTACGTCTTCACCGATGAAGAAGATGATGCCCTGAAGAGGAGAATGG GTGACCATGTGGTGTTCACCAACTGCTCCACCGAGCACAGCCACCCGGCCCTCTCCTGCAAGATGGCCGCAGAGTTCGACGCGTTCCTGGCCAGTGGCCGGAg CTGGTTCTGCCATTTGGATGACGACAACTATCTGAACCCTCAggccctcctgcagctgctgtcctCCTACTCCCCGACGCGGGATGTCTACCTGGGGAAACCCAGCCTGAACCGACCCATCCGGGCCTCCGAAACGCTGCCCAACAACCAGACg AAATCCGTGCACTTCTGGTTTGCCACAGGAGGGGCTGGGTTCTGCATCAGCCAAAAGCTGGCAAGGAAGATGGTGCCTTGGGCCAG CGGCAGGAACTTCCTGAGCACTTCAGAGCTCATCCGCCTGCCGGATGACTGCACCATGGGGTACATCATCGAGTGCAAAGTTggtgggcagctgctgcccaacGCCCTCTTCCACTCCCACCTGGAGAACCTGCAGCTCATCCCCACCTCCCGCCTCACGCAGCAG GTCACACTCAGCTATGGTGTCTTTGAGAACAAGCTCAATGTTATCGAACTGAGTGGTCCCTTCTCACCGCAGGAAGATCCCTCAAG GTTTCGATCGCTCCACTGCCACCTCTACCCCGACACCTCCTGgtgcctgcaggctgctggctggtgA